The window CCCTCGAATTCGTCTTCGACGGCTTCTACCGCCGCACAGCCAAGCGCGGCCGCCTCCGCCGCCCCTCAGGCAGCTGCACCCCAAGCGGCCCCCGCTCCTCCAGGGCCCGCGCCCGGGGCGGCCACTGCGGAGCAGTTGGAACAGCTGGTATCACCCATCGCGATTTACCCCGACACTCTCGTTGCGCAAATACTTGCGGGTTCAACCTATCCAAGCGAGGTGGTCGAAGCGCATCGCTGGCTTGACCAAAATGCGAATCTGAGTGGTGACCAGTTGGCCGCCGCTGTCAATCAGCAACCCTGGGATCCAAGCATTAAGTCTTTGTGCCAGTTTCCTAGCGTACTGAAGACAATGAATGACAGTCTTTCATGGACTTCGGCCCTGGGCCAAGCGTACTACAACCAGCCGACCGACGTGATGAACGCGATTCAGGTGATGCGCAAGCGAGCGATGGACGCAGACACTTTGAAAAGTACCGCACAGCAGACAGTCCAGGTTCAACCCGCAGCGCCAGCCGCGGAATCTTCGGGCGGTGAGTCTGCCGTGCCCGCGCCGCAGCAGACGATCATAGTCAACCCGGCTCAACCCAATACTGTGTATGTACCTGAGTACAATCCGTCTTCGGTATACGGGGCTCCCGTTCAATCACCGCCTGGATACACTGGCGGCGAGTTGCTCACTACCGGACTCGTTTCATTCGGGGCCGGAATGCTCATCGGGTCTCTGATCAACAACAATGACAATAATTGGGGCTGCAATTGGGGTGGAGGCAACGTCAGCTATAATCGCAACGTTTACGTTTCCAATACCAACGCCATACCGGCGCGTTATCGCGGCGGTTACTACGGACCAGGATATGCCGGCGGTCGCCCACCGTACCCGGGTGGAGTTCGTCCACCATACGCGGGTGGAGGC of the Candidatus Binataceae bacterium genome contains:
- a CDS encoding DUF3300 domain-containing protein, whose amino-acid sequence is MEQLVSPIAIYPDTLVAQILAGSTYPSEVVEAHRWLDQNANLSGDQLAAAVNQQPWDPSIKSLCQFPSVLKTMNDSLSWTSALGQAYYNQPTDVMNAIQVMRKRAMDADTLKSTAQQTVQVQPAAPAAESSGGESAVPAPQQTIIVNPAQPNTVYVPEYNPSSVYGAPVQSPPGYTGGELLTTGLVSFGAGMLIGSLINNNDNNWGCNWGGGNVSYNRNVYVSNTNAIPARYRGGYYGPGYAGGRPPYPGGVRPPYAGGGRPYAPGRYPAPYAGGDRPLYNPGTRPYNPATARQFANTGNFKEPTFPKPNQLPGLQNRNPPVNRPAQFGGNARNNPSSAGRNAFNNQPSFNPKNDPMRGYGNKSRASGGGRNNAFGGYGPGRQTQDFSNRGRASYGGGGGFRGGGGGGGFHGGGGGGRRRR